In Pollutimonas sp. M17, a single genomic region encodes these proteins:
- a CDS encoding virulence RhuM family protein has product MSNKKLIRNSTAEFLIFTGQAGEQSIEARYEDETLWLSQKLMAELFGVDVRTVSEHLKNIFVSHELTPEATIRKFRIVQQEGQREVSRAVDFYNLDAIISVGYRVNSLRATQFRQWATGVLREFAIKGYVLDRQRMENGSFLGEDYFERLLAEIREIRLSERRFYQKITDIYATSVDYNKDAPTTKAFFAKVQNKLHYAIHGHTAAELIRKRADSSKPHMGLNSWASAPEGKILKTDVAVAKNYLTKDELDSLGRIVNAYLELAEDRARRKIPMSMEDWSKRLDAFLEFDEREVLQNSGKISAKLAQTHAESEFEKYRIVQDRLFESDFDKAVRKLASGEPNTRDD; this is encoded by the coding sequence ATGAGTAACAAAAAATTGATCCGCAACAGCACCGCCGAGTTTCTGATCTTCACTGGGCAGGCGGGCGAACAGAGCATCGAAGCCCGCTATGAGGACGAAACCCTGTGGCTGTCGCAGAAGCTGATGGCTGAGCTGTTCGGGGTGGATGTGCGCACCGTCAGCGAGCACTTAAAGAACATCTTTGTCAGTCATGAGCTCACGCCTGAGGCAACTATCCGGAAATTCCGGATAGTTCAGCAGGAGGGTCAGCGGGAGGTGTCCCGGGCGGTGGATTTCTACAACCTCGACGCCATCATCTCGGTCGGCTACCGGGTCAACTCCCTACGCGCAACGCAGTTCCGCCAGTGGGCGACCGGCGTCCTGCGTGAGTTCGCCATCAAGGGCTATGTGCTGGATCGTCAGCGCATGGAGAACGGCAGCTTCCTGGGCGAGGACTACTTCGAGCGGCTGCTGGCGGAAATCCGCGAGATCCGCCTCAGCGAGCGACGCTTCTACCAGAAGATCACCGACATCTATGCCACCAGCGTGGACTACAACAAGGACGCACCGACCACCAAGGCCTTCTTCGCCAAAGTACAGAACAAACTGCATTACGCCATCCACGGCCATACCGCTGCAGAGTTGATCCGCAAGCGGGCCGATAGCAGCAAGCCACATATGGGGCTGAATTCCTGGGCGAGCGCGCCCGAAGGCAAGATCCTGAAAACCGATGTGGCCGTGGCAAAGAACTACCTGACCAAGGACGAGTTGGATTCACTCGGGCGTATCGTCAACGCCTATCTGGAACTGGCCGAGGATCGTGCTCGCCGCAAGATTCCAATGAGCATGGAAGACTGGTCCAAGCGGCTGGACGCTTTCCTCGAATTTGATGAACGGGAAGTGCTACAGAACAGCGGCAAGATTTCTGCGAAACTTGCCCAGACGCATGCGGAAAGCGAATTTGAGAAATACAGAATTGTGCAGGATCGCCTGTTTGAAAGCGATTTCGACAAAGCAGTGAGAAAACTGGCGTCCGGTGAGCCGAACACCAGAGATGACTGA
- a CDS encoding type I restriction endonuclease subunit R, EcoR124 family, which translates to MIEAFFSFAQAKQQREAQELINDEALNAEAARRYISSSLRREFASENGTELNALLPKMSPLNPEYLTKKQSVFQKIAAFVEKFKGVGGQV; encoded by the coding sequence ATTCTTCAGCTTTGCCCAGGCCAAGCAGCAGCGCGAGGCTCAGGAGTTGATCAACGATGAGGCGCTGAATGCAGAGGCGGCCAGACGGTACATCAGCAGCTCTCTGAGACGTGAATTCGCCAGCGAGAACGGCACCGAACTCAATGCCCTCCTGCCCAAGATGAGCCCGCTCAATCCGGAGTACCTGACAAAGAAGCAAAGCGTCTTCCAGAAGATTGCCGCGTTCGTCGAAAAATTCAAAGGAGTAGGTGGGCAGGTGTAG